From the Nitrospirota bacterium genome, one window contains:
- a CDS encoding glycosyltransferase family 2 protein translates to MKLSVVIPCYNEEKNIPLILKGIKGAVKRDDIELILVNNGSKDNTEKILNELAPSYTFLRTVKVEVNQGYGFGVLSGLKAARGEYIGWTHADLQTDPYDTIKALDIIEQEGSPRNIYVKGRRRGRPLFDTFFTTGMSIFETMYLGEILWDINAQPNIFHRSFYEGWSSPPYDFSLDLYALYKAKKQRLKIVRFDVLFPERIHGESSWNTSLTAKWKFIKRTFDFSIKLKKGLQK, encoded by the coding sequence ATGAAACTCTCAGTGGTCATACCGTGCTACAATGAAGAGAAAAACATTCCCCTTATACTTAAAGGCATAAAGGGCGCTGTTAAAAGAGACGACATTGAGCTTATCCTTGTAAATAATGGTTCAAAAGACAATACCGAAAAGATTTTGAATGAACTGGCGCCGTCATATACATTTCTAAGGACTGTAAAGGTAGAGGTTAATCAAGGTTATGGTTTTGGAGTACTTTCAGGGTTGAAAGCGGCAAGGGGCGAATATATAGGCTGGACGCACGCCGACCTCCAGACAGACCCGTATGATACTATCAAGGCGTTGGATATCATTGAGCAGGAAGGCAGTCCGCGCAATATCTATGTCAAGGGAAGGAGAAGGGGCCGGCCCTTGTTTGACACATTTTTTACCACAGGCATGAGTATTTTTGAGACAATGTACTTAGGTGAAATACTCTGGGACATAAATGCCCAGCCGAATATTTTCCATAGAAGTTTTTATGAAGGCTGGTCCAGTCCGCCGTATGATTTTTCATTGGACCTCTATGCGCTGTATAAGGCAAAAAAGCAACGCCTTAAGATAGTCAGGTTTGACGTATTATTCCCTGAGAGAATTCACGGCGAGTCAAGCTGGAATACAAGCCTGACGGCAAAGTGGAAATTTATAAAACGGACCTTTGATTTCAGCATAAAACTAAAAAAGGGGCTTCAAAAATGA